In Aquimarina sp. TRL1, a single window of DNA contains:
- a CDS encoding FkbM family methyltransferase: MKNMLKKGIAGGLNIIMFFLRNKKKKASLMEFASKILMNKTNEVEYDPDYDMYWLKDNGEYLYIVPKPYFNFSKDKLFASIERIACQYYIPKKGDVILDIGAGIGTETLYFYEKTAHQGQIYSVEASAASHSRLESLCKKNKIDISENLHLAITDSNQKVWIEESDTYQVDAVNKEAKGIAVDGVTLDHLITERNIHTIDFLKVNIEGSELQMIEGMQKAIKITKNIAVSCHDFLFDDQRNIKKTMAEFLENNGFLVTYNTTGHEVVDSWIYGTQEV; this comes from the coding sequence ATGAAAAATATGCTTAAAAAAGGGATCGCTGGGGGGCTAAATATCATCATGTTTTTTTTGAGAAACAAGAAAAAGAAAGCCTCCTTAATGGAGTTTGCCAGTAAAATCCTGATGAATAAAACAAATGAGGTAGAATATGATCCGGATTATGATATGTACTGGTTAAAAGACAATGGGGAGTACCTCTATATAGTACCTAAACCATATTTTAACTTTAGTAAAGATAAATTGTTTGCCAGTATAGAACGCATTGCCTGCCAATATTATATTCCCAAAAAAGGAGATGTTATTCTGGATATCGGAGCTGGTATTGGTACAGAAACCCTGTATTTTTATGAAAAGACAGCCCATCAGGGACAAATATATTCTGTAGAGGCAAGTGCTGCCAGTCACAGCCGGTTAGAAAGTTTGTGTAAGAAGAATAAGATTGATATATCAGAGAACTTGCATCTGGCGATAACAGATAGTAATCAAAAAGTATGGATAGAAGAATCCGACACCTATCAGGTAGATGCGGTTAATAAGGAAGCTAAAGGGATTGCAGTAGATGGGGTAACATTGGATCACCTGATTACTGAGCGAAATATTCATACAATTGATTTTCTCAAAGTCAATATAGAAGGGTCTGAATTACAGATGATAGAAGGAATGCAAAAGGCTATAAAAATTACAAAAAACATAGCCGTTTCATGCCATGACTTTTTGTTTGATGATCAGCGAAATATCAAAAAAACCATGGCAGAATTTTTAGAGAACAATGGCTTTTTAGTCACTTATAACACCACAGGACATGAAGTAGTTGATAGCTGGATATACGGGACACAAGAGGTATGA
- a CDS encoding glycosyltransferase family 39 protein has translation MPLPILFTGVGIIVFFFLGVYAYNKSWKHQPHFKQSIFMHSLLYRLLGVLGMYWLTMLYDPANLPLEISASDSWNYHYSGVIVANAIHGGDDIFEQLSYFWKSEADYGFSILIGTLYSFLGKNILVIKIFNALIGAFTVVRIYQITAFAYDEKRARLAGVITMLMPPLLWFGGIFLKETVLIFLIVNTAYYTTKIINQSRFLLLYVLIILCHFGVVFYFRTILAPLLFCCVLMQLVFYKTKKKRYRFFSGLITAIFIAGSIYVVNTLSMDKHLEPLIEASKNQFGTELSTASKNRGITYAAALIAPLLIVGAIITPFPSVLDFEEAQLGIYAHYQNEIIRNSLYFFVFLGLYRAVKLRNRETIFILSFSIIYIVILAISGISFQDRFQILSLPFLIVFMSDGIIADHKRKKQQWILYLGFIFLAIFMWNVFKLSNRGLL, from the coding sequence ATGCCTTTACCAATTTTATTTACAGGAGTAGGGATTATTGTGTTCTTTTTTTTAGGAGTATATGCTTATAATAAATCCTGGAAGCATCAACCACATTTCAAACAGTCGATATTTATGCATAGTCTGTTGTATCGATTATTGGGGGTATTAGGGATGTATTGGTTGACAATGCTCTATGATCCGGCAAATTTACCTCTGGAGATATCAGCGTCAGATTCCTGGAACTACCACTACTCAGGTGTTATTGTGGCAAATGCAATACACGGAGGAGATGATATCTTTGAGCAACTTTCTTATTTCTGGAAAAGTGAAGCCGATTACGGGTTTTCGATATTAATTGGTACCCTGTATTCTTTCCTGGGGAAGAATATTCTGGTTATCAAAATATTTAATGCTCTTATAGGGGCTTTTACTGTTGTCAGAATCTATCAAATTACAGCTTTTGCATATGATGAGAAAAGAGCTCGGCTGGCAGGTGTTATTACCATGCTGATGCCTCCCTTATTATGGTTTGGAGGAATTTTTCTTAAAGAAACAGTCTTGATATTTCTCATTGTTAATACAGCTTATTATACAACTAAAATTATCAATCAAAGCAGGTTTTTACTTCTGTATGTATTGATTATTTTATGCCATTTTGGAGTTGTTTTTTATTTCCGGACAATTTTAGCGCCCCTACTTTTTTGCTGTGTATTGATGCAGTTGGTATTTTATAAGACTAAAAAGAAACGATATCGTTTCTTTTCAGGATTGATAACAGCCATTTTTATTGCAGGTAGTATATATGTGGTCAATACATTATCAATGGATAAACATCTGGAACCATTGATAGAAGCAAGTAAGAATCAATTCGGAACGGAATTATCCACGGCTTCTAAAAATAGAGGGATTACCTATGCAGCAGCCTTAATAGCCCCCTTGTTAATTGTAGGGGCAATTATAACACCTTTCCCTTCTGTCTTGGATTTTGAAGAGGCGCAATTGGGGATTTATGCACATTATCAGAATGAAATTATAAGGAATAGTCTGTACTTCTTTGTATTTCTTGGATTGTATAGGGCGGTTAAACTACGTAATAGGGAGACGATTTTTATACTTAGCTTTTCGATTATCTATATCGTTATTCTGGCAATATCAGGAATCTCATTTCAGGATAGATTCCAGATCTTATCCCTTCCGTTTTTAATTGTATTCATGTCTGATGGTATTATCGCCGATCACAAAAGAAAAAAGCAACAATGGATACTGTATTTGGGATTTATTTTTCTGGCCATTTTTATGTGGAATGTATTTAAACTATCAAATCGAGGACTTTTATAA
- a CDS encoding acyltransferase yields MIDTTVKYFVHDTAVVDEDCRIGEKTKIWHFSHIMSNCYIGAGCNIGQNVVISPEVVLGNNVKIQNNVSVYTGVTCEDDVFLGPSCVFTNVTNPRSAVNRRGQYSKTHVGKGATIGANATIVCGHDIGAFSFIGAGAVVTKDIKPYALVVGNPATQIGWMSEYGHRLEFNADGLAICPESKEQYRINNELVTKI; encoded by the coding sequence ATGATTGATACAACAGTAAAATATTTCGTGCATGATACAGCTGTAGTGGATGAAGATTGCCGCATAGGGGAAAAAACTAAAATATGGCATTTTTCACACATTATGAGTAATTGCTATATCGGAGCAGGATGTAATATAGGACAGAATGTAGTGATTTCTCCAGAGGTCGTATTAGGGAATAATGTGAAAATACAAAACAATGTTTCTGTGTACACCGGGGTAACCTGTGAAGATGATGTGTTTTTAGGACCGTCTTGTGTATTTACGAATGTAACCAATCCCAGAAGTGCAGTAAACAGGAGGGGGCAGTATAGCAAAACACATGTGGGTAAAGGCGCTACTATAGGTGCAAATGCTACCATAGTATGCGGGCATGATATCGGAGCCTTCTCTTTTATAGGAGCAGGAGCTGTAGTAACAAAAGATATAAAACCTTATGCATTGGTTGTTGGTAATCCTGCAACACAAATAGGGTGGATGAGTGAGTATGGACACCGGCTGGAATTTAATGCCGACGGACTGGCAATATGTCCGGAAAGTAAAGAACAATATCGTATTAATAATGAACTGGTAACTAAGATATAA
- a CDS encoding thiamine pyrophosphate-dependent enzyme has protein sequence MLAEKTIAKEVLQKAFDMLCTAKSMAELYEENFKVVSKYVHATSRGHEAIQIATALQLLPQDYAFPYYRDDAMLLGIGMRPYELMLQLLAKKEDPFSGGRTYYSHPSLRDEDKPKIPHQSSATGMQAIPSTGVALGLQYKELVGIDDKEIKEKPLVVCSLGDASVTEGEIAEAFQMAALKQLPILYLVQDNGWDISANEAETRAQNAFEYARGFNGLDAISIDGANFIESYLAVQEAIRVIREERRPMLVHAKVPLLNHHTSGVRMEWYRDDLEEARTRDPYPVLRKQLLDNGFTEEAVVAIENSAKETVQKDLEEAMKAEDPKPEDLFTHDFAPTPITEEAGERAPKDKDEVVMVDCALFAVEELMREDKACLLYGQDVGGRLGGVFREAATLAQKFGDERVFNTPIQEAFIVGSTVGMSAVGLKPIVEVQFADYIWPGLNQLFTEVSRSCYLSNGKWPVSMILRVPIGAYGSGGPYHSSSVESVITNIRGIKIAYPSNGADLKGLMKAAYHDPNPVVILEHKGLYWSKVKGTEAARTIEPAEDYVLPFGKANIVQRIWEQEEKETLTIITYGMGVHWALQATKDYKEVVEIVDLRTLYPLDEETIMTSVRKTKKCLVVTEEPSNNSFARALAGKIQEECFKSLDAPVMTIGSENMPAIPLNSTLEQTMIPSAEKVKAKVLELLAY, from the coding sequence ATGTTAGCAGAAAAAACAATTGCAAAAGAAGTTCTACAAAAGGCATTTGATATGTTGTGTACGGCAAAATCAATGGCAGAACTATATGAAGAAAATTTTAAGGTAGTATCCAAATATGTTCATGCTACCTCCAGAGGACATGAAGCGATTCAGATAGCTACCGCCCTTCAGTTATTACCACAGGATTATGCCTTTCCGTATTATCGCGATGACGCTATGTTATTAGGAATAGGAATGCGCCCCTATGAGTTAATGTTGCAATTGTTAGCTAAAAAAGAAGACCCGTTTTCAGGAGGAAGAACCTATTATTCACATCCGAGCTTACGAGATGAGGATAAACCAAAAATTCCACATCAGTCTTCTGCTACTGGAATGCAGGCAATTCCTTCTACAGGAGTAGCTTTGGGATTACAGTACAAAGAATTAGTAGGTATAGATGATAAAGAAATAAAAGAAAAACCATTAGTGGTTTGTTCTCTGGGAGATGCTTCTGTAACAGAAGGAGAAATCGCAGAAGCATTCCAGATGGCAGCTTTGAAGCAACTACCGATTTTATACCTGGTACAGGATAATGGGTGGGATATTTCTGCTAATGAAGCAGAGACAAGAGCGCAAAATGCTTTTGAGTATGCCAGAGGATTTAATGGGTTGGATGCTATTTCTATTGACGGAGCTAATTTTATAGAAAGTTACCTGGCGGTGCAGGAAGCGATCCGTGTGATTCGTGAAGAACGTCGCCCAATGTTGGTGCATGCCAAAGTACCTTTGTTAAACCATCATACCTCAGGTGTGCGAATGGAATGGTATAGAGATGATCTGGAAGAAGCCAGAACACGTGATCCATACCCGGTACTTCGTAAACAACTATTGGATAATGGATTTACAGAAGAAGCGGTAGTTGCTATAGAAAATTCGGCAAAAGAAACCGTGCAAAAGGATTTGGAAGAAGCTATGAAAGCAGAAGATCCAAAACCAGAAGATTTATTTACACATGACTTTGCTCCTACACCGATCACAGAAGAAGCAGGAGAACGTGCTCCAAAGGATAAAGATGAGGTGGTAATGGTCGATTGTGCCTTATTTGCTGTTGAAGAGTTGATGAGAGAAGATAAAGCTTGTTTGTTATATGGTCAGGATGTAGGAGGACGTTTAGGAGGAGTATTCAGAGAAGCTGCAACCTTAGCACAGAAATTCGGAGATGAACGTGTCTTTAATACCCCTATACAAGAAGCATTTATAGTGGGGTCGACCGTAGGAATGTCAGCAGTAGGATTAAAACCAATTGTAGAAGTTCAGTTTGCAGATTATATATGGCCGGGATTAAACCAGTTGTTTACAGAAGTTAGCCGTTCGTGCTATTTATCCAATGGAAAATGGCCGGTTTCTATGATTCTTAGAGTGCCAATCGGAGCCTATGGAAGCGGAGGACCTTATCATTCTTCTTCTGTAGAATCTGTAATTACCAATATTAGAGGTATTAAGATTGCATACCCTAGTAATGGAGCGGATCTAAAAGGATTGATGAAAGCAGCATATCACGACCCAAATCCAGTTGTGATACTAGAACACAAAGGACTATACTGGTCCAAGGTCAAAGGGACAGAAGCAGCAAGAACCATAGAACCAGCAGAAGATTATGTACTACCTTTTGGAAAAGCAAATATTGTTCAGCGTATTTGGGAGCAGGAAGAAAAGGAAACGCTAACCATAATTACCTATGGAATGGGAGTACATTGGGCGTTGCAAGCGACAAAAGATTATAAAGAAGTAGTAGAAATAGTAGACTTAAGAACACTGTATCCACTCGATGAAGAAACGATTATGACCTCTGTGCGAAAAACAAAAAAATGTCTTGTCGTTACCGAAGAACCTAGTAATAATTCGTTTGCCAGAGCATTAGCAGGGAAAATACAGGAAGAATGTTTCAAGTCTCTGGATGCTCCTGTGATGACAATAGGATCTGAGAATATGCCGGCAATTCCATTAAATAGTACCCTGGAACAAACCATGATTCCATCGGCAGAAAAAGTCAAAGCCAAAGTATTGGAGTTATTAGCGTATTAA
- a CDS encoding Gfo/Idh/MocA family protein gives MGGKNFALMGAAGYIAPKHLKAIRETNNNLIAALDKFDSVGILDSYFPNTDFFVEFERFDRHIEKLQRRKGIHTDYVSICTPNYLHDSHIRMALRRGSDAICEKPLVLNPWNIKPLIDIEKESGNRVHTILQLRLHPSILALKEQVDNGPKDKIYDIDLTYLTSRGSWYNSSWKGDVSKSGGVATNIGVHFFDMLCWIFGGVTDNRVHLHTKDSAAGYLELERARVRWFLSIDYANIPNEIKEKGQRTYRSIEVDGNAIEFSTGFTELHTESYKGILRGEGYGLVDARPSIEIIHDVREAEIVSLKGDYHPFLKKPILEKQYA, from the coding sequence ATGGGAGGAAAGAATTTTGCATTAATGGGCGCAGCAGGATACATCGCACCAAAACACCTGAAAGCGATAAGAGAAACTAATAATAATTTGATAGCTGCTTTAGATAAATTTGACAGTGTCGGGATTTTGGACAGTTATTTTCCGAATACAGATTTCTTTGTCGAATTTGAACGATTCGATAGGCATATAGAAAAACTACAAAGGAGAAAAGGGATTCATACAGATTATGTGAGTATTTGTACCCCCAATTATTTGCATGATTCCCATATTCGTATGGCGCTTAGGAGGGGATCTGATGCCATCTGCGAGAAACCACTTGTACTCAATCCATGGAATATAAAACCTTTGATAGATATAGAAAAAGAATCGGGAAATAGGGTACATACCATTCTTCAATTACGATTACACCCGAGTATTCTGGCATTAAAAGAACAAGTCGATAACGGTCCCAAGGATAAAATCTACGATATTGATCTGACATATCTAACTTCCAGAGGAAGTTGGTATAATAGTTCATGGAAAGGAGATGTTAGCAAATCCGGTGGTGTCGCTACCAATATTGGAGTACACTTTTTCGATATGTTATGTTGGATCTTTGGTGGTGTAACGGACAATAGAGTACATCTGCATACAAAAGATTCTGCCGCTGGATATCTCGAATTAGAGAGAGCCAGAGTCCGATGGTTTCTTTCCATTGATTATGCGAATATCCCTAATGAGATAAAAGAAAAAGGACAACGCACCTACAGATCGATAGAAGTAGATGGTAATGCGATAGAGTTTAGCACCGGATTTACAGAATTACATACAGAAAGCTATAAAGGCATCCTCAGAGGAGAGGGATATGGATTAGTTGATGCCAGACCTTCTATTGAGATTATCCATGATGTCAGAGAGGCAGAAATTGTATCCCTGAAAGGAGATTATCATCCGTTTTTGAAAAAACCAATCCTGGAGAAGCAATACGCCTGA
- a CDS encoding lipopolysaccharide biosynthesis protein, whose translation MSTLTQKTKDGLVWSSVDKFTTLLIQFGLGVVLARILMPKDYGLIGMIAIFMAVSQSLVDSGFYTALVQKKEVNKRDYSTILYFNLLISGILYSILFFSSKLIANFYGEPVLEKLIKVIGVSIVIISTTIVHKAMLTTQVNFKTQAVVNIAAIIVSGIVGIFLALTGYGVWALVYQYVTRTLVTSVMYWSMNRWKPLLIFDKKAFRSMFGFGGNLMLSELVKIFFKNCYLIIIGKVYKAEELGYFTRATLFKQIPATLVASILQNVTFPIMVKVIEEQDKVKLLMVRSIRLTGFLLAPVIVILLFCAEPLIKTLLTEKWLPTVVLLQILSLEIVFHPMQYINLNFLNAKGRSDLFLRLELIKNLLTVIAIVLTYRLGLIPMTIGYVGVSFVGFFINTYYTRKYINYPALEQLKDLAPYIMTSVGIGALTFLICRGLPSGLIQLVVGVIMNLGFYIVLAYVFKFRELTEIQEILMKKLKSK comes from the coding sequence GTGAGCACATTAACCCAGAAAACAAAAGATGGACTGGTGTGGAGTAGTGTCGATAAATTTACCACCTTACTAATTCAGTTTGGGTTAGGAGTGGTTTTGGCAAGAATTCTTATGCCCAAAGATTACGGGCTTATTGGGATGATTGCCATTTTTATGGCAGTTTCTCAATCTCTTGTTGACAGTGGATTTTATACGGCTCTGGTACAAAAAAAAGAAGTGAATAAGCGCGATTATTCTACCATACTTTACTTTAACCTATTGATAAGCGGAATACTGTACAGTATACTCTTTTTTTCGTCAAAACTCATTGCCAATTTCTATGGAGAACCGGTATTAGAGAAACTTATAAAAGTCATAGGGGTCAGTATCGTCATTATCTCTACCACTATTGTACATAAGGCAATGTTGACCACTCAGGTAAACTTTAAGACACAGGCAGTTGTCAATATAGCTGCTATTATAGTCTCAGGAATAGTAGGGATATTTTTGGCATTGACAGGCTATGGTGTGTGGGCATTGGTATATCAATACGTAACGAGAACACTGGTTACCTCTGTGATGTATTGGAGTATGAACAGATGGAAACCGTTATTGATTTTTGATAAAAAAGCATTCAGGAGTATGTTCGGGTTTGGAGGGAATCTCATGCTTTCGGAATTAGTAAAGATCTTTTTTAAGAATTGCTACCTTATTATTATAGGAAAAGTATACAAAGCAGAAGAGTTGGGGTATTTTACACGAGCTACTTTGTTCAAGCAAATCCCGGCTACTTTAGTGGCTTCAATTTTACAAAATGTAACCTTCCCGATTATGGTAAAGGTTATTGAAGAACAAGACAAAGTAAAGCTATTGATGGTGAGAAGTATTCGGCTCACAGGTTTTTTATTAGCCCCGGTGATTGTTATTTTACTGTTTTGTGCAGAACCATTAATCAAAACACTTCTTACAGAAAAATGGTTGCCAACAGTAGTGTTGTTGCAGATATTGTCATTAGAAATAGTGTTTCATCCGATGCAATATATCAACCTCAATTTTCTCAATGCAAAAGGGCGTTCTGATCTGTTTTTGAGATTAGAACTTATCAAAAACCTATTGACAGTTATTGCAATTGTACTTACCTATAGATTAGGACTGATTCCAATGACTATAGGATATGTAGGAGTATCCTTTGTAGGCTTTTTTATCAATACCTACTATACCCGCAAGTATATTAATTATCCGGCATTAGAGCAACTAAAAGATTTGGCTCCCTATATCATGACTAGCGTAGGAATTGGAGCATTAACTTTTTTAATATGCAGAGGGCTGCCTTCGGGGCTTATACAATTGGTAGTCGGGGTCATTATGAATTTAGGATTTTACATCGTGCTCGCTTATGTGTTTAAGTTCAGAGAACTTACGGAAATTCAGGAAATCCTTATGAAGAAATTAAAATCAAAATAA
- a CDS encoding alkylphosphonate utilization protein: protein MTKIDKELLQRSNASCELCGNTEQLAAYAVPPVSTPTIDTSIWACKVCTDQITIPETMDVNHWRCLNDSMWSPVPAVQVMAWRLLHRLKAEGWPQDLLDMMYLDEETASWAAATGEGKEDEDTIRHIDSNGATLQTGDSVVLIKDLNVKGANFTAKRGTAVRNISLVQDNAEQIEGRVNGQHIVILTKFVKKT from the coding sequence ATGACGAAGATAGATAAGGAGCTTCTGCAACGAAGCAATGCCAGCTGTGAATTATGTGGTAATACGGAGCAATTAGCAGCATATGCAGTTCCTCCGGTAAGCACGCCTACGATCGATACAAGTATCTGGGCATGTAAGGTATGTACAGATCAGATTACAATCCCGGAGACCATGGATGTGAATCACTGGAGATGCCTTAATGATAGTATGTGGAGTCCAGTGCCCGCTGTACAGGTAATGGCATGGAGGCTGCTACATCGGTTAAAGGCAGAAGGCTGGCCACAGGATTTACTAGATATGATGTATTTGGATGAGGAAACCGCTTCCTGGGCAGCAGCTACCGGAGAAGGAAAAGAAGATGAAGATACAATTCGGCATATTGATAGCAATGGAGCCACACTACAGACAGGAGATAGTGTTGTGTTAATAAAAGACCTCAATGTCAAAGGAGCTAATTTTACGGCTAAAAGAGGAACTGCTGTTCGAAATATTTCTTTGGTGCAGGATAATGCCGAACAAATAGAAGGAAGAGTAAACGGTCAGCACATCGTTATTCTTACCAAATTTGTTAAGAAAACATAA
- a CDS encoding glycosyltransferase: MNIVHVISTLNIGGAENFVVQLANEQVRANRVTIVLLGQTNSLRNYIRNVHPDIKIVPLGWKKKYSIRQFMELYRHIHAIGPKVIHVHLHNPFYYVFAISCLYRNVKYIHTVHSSFDNWKKVFVWVNRLRYLNNKIMHVCVTTSIYNELRRTYPKLKSTVIRNGIHPYIPKRNMVAIKDFWNSFSKVPKKGVRFLAIGNINRHKNFKLLSQSFKEIAGTNPEVMCVQVGLPLNKQLTDEVIAINAPNVFLAGEQEKAADFLKETDALVVSSVQEGMPIVVLEALSMGVPVITTPAGGLVDIIKENYNGFITPDMEVDSMSDAIRRYIALPEKEKERLSDNAKKCFENHYQIKTIAREYLVNYIV, from the coding sequence ATGAATATCGTACATGTCATATCGACCTTGAACATTGGAGGAGCCGAGAACTTTGTAGTACAGTTGGCAAATGAACAAGTACGAGCCAATAGAGTAACCATCGTATTGCTGGGACAGACAAATAGTCTTCGCAATTATATACGAAATGTACATCCTGATATCAAGATCGTTCCATTAGGGTGGAAGAAGAAGTATTCCATTCGGCAATTTATGGAATTATATCGGCATATCCATGCTATCGGACCGAAGGTAATTCACGTGCATTTACACAATCCTTTTTATTATGTGTTTGCTATTTCATGTCTGTACAGAAATGTAAAATATATACACACGGTTCACAGTAGCTTTGATAACTGGAAAAAGGTATTTGTATGGGTTAACAGACTCCGGTATCTCAATAATAAAATAATGCATGTATGTGTAACAACCAGTATCTATAATGAATTACGCCGGACATATCCCAAATTGAAAAGTACAGTAATCAGAAATGGAATTCATCCGTACATTCCTAAAAGGAACATGGTCGCAATTAAAGATTTCTGGAATAGCTTCTCTAAAGTTCCTAAAAAAGGAGTTCGGTTTTTAGCGATTGGTAATATAAACCGGCATAAAAACTTTAAGCTGCTATCCCAGAGTTTTAAAGAGATCGCAGGTACAAATCCAGAAGTAATGTGCGTGCAAGTTGGATTGCCACTAAATAAACAATTAACAGATGAGGTGATTGCGATTAATGCACCCAATGTTTTTCTGGCCGGAGAGCAAGAAAAAGCAGCTGATTTTCTAAAAGAGACAGATGCATTAGTGGTTAGTTCCGTACAGGAAGGAATGCCCATTGTAGTATTAGAAGCATTGTCAATGGGAGTTCCTGTTATTACAACTCCGGCAGGAGGTTTAGTAGATATTATTAAAGAAAACTATAACGGATTTATTACCCCTGACATGGAAGTGGATTCAATGAGTGATGCGATCAGACGTTATATCGCATTGCCGGAGAAAGAAAAAGAACGCTTGTCAGATAATGCCAAAAAATGTTTTGAGAATCATTATCAGATAAAAACAATTGCCAGAGAATACTTAGTAAACTATATCGTGTAA
- a CDS encoding DUF6261 family protein translates to MNTPYLSRFRHGGFLQYMKDILSLLVQQDLNTLQLTTQKAALEAPVEKIDAAFQQEKGSTLTQEIILLDERRDRAIVGIKTLAEAYTYHFKAAVAEAGRAILSMIQAHGTSIQRMSYQEETATLDNIIDELENDRELVASVRRLHLESWVTELKSANTLFTHSYLERVEETAANQVYDIKELRKEATDAYRILMRHIEAHATLGNHEVYPILVNQIDVLAGQYNQVIENRAATKVSSQVVSSDGQNF, encoded by the coding sequence ATGAATACTCCATATCTTAGCCGATTCCGCCATGGAGGTTTTTTGCAGTACATGAAAGACATACTGTCTTTATTAGTTCAGCAAGACCTAAACACATTACAATTAACGACCCAGAAAGCAGCATTAGAAGCACCAGTAGAAAAAATAGACGCTGCTTTTCAACAAGAAAAAGGAAGCACTCTTACTCAGGAAATCATCTTATTAGATGAACGAAGAGATAGAGCTATTGTAGGGATAAAAACCCTTGCAGAGGCATATACTTATCATTTTAAAGCAGCAGTAGCAGAAGCAGGAAGAGCCATTCTTTCTATGATACAGGCACATGGAACCAGTATTCAGCGGATGAGCTATCAGGAAGAAACGGCAACACTGGATAATATTATAGATGAATTAGAAAACGATCGAGAACTGGTAGCATCTGTGCGGAGGTTACATTTAGAATCCTGGGTCACAGAACTAAAATCAGCGAATACATTATTTACTCATAGCTATCTGGAAAGAGTAGAAGAAACTGCAGCAAACCAGGTATATGATATTAAAGAGTTGCGAAAAGAAGCAACAGATGCTTATCGGATTCTCATGCGCCATATCGAAGCACATGCTACCCTGGGTAATCATGAAGTATATCCGATTCTGGTCAATCAAATAGATGTTTTAGCAGGGCAGTATAATCAGGTCATAGAGAACAGAGCAGCGACCAAGGTATCCAGTCAGGTAGTATCCAGTGATGGACAAAACTTCTAA
- a CDS encoding HAD family hydrolase: protein MKKTYQGVLFDLDGTLLNTINLYGYLVNQLLEEYGFPGHTLDDYKSFIGSGTRNLIKRSLPAEKQTEDHIAPMVERFKELYEKHYTEKCKAYKGIRETLISLKSSGVRLGVLTNKVHYLAVACVKHYFPEVRFDMVIGQSKEYRKPEPSGAIALAGKFGLPMADIVMIGDTEVDIQTAKNAGMDSIAVSWGFRKKEALQAENPTYMIDTCKELQSILLAVTSCS from the coding sequence ATGAAAAAAACGTATCAAGGGGTACTGTTCGATTTGGATGGAACCCTGCTAAATACTATTAATCTTTACGGGTATTTAGTAAATCAATTATTGGAGGAGTATGGATTTCCAGGTCATACATTAGATGACTACAAAAGTTTTATAGGTTCCGGAACCCGTAATCTTATCAAAAGGTCGCTTCCAGCAGAAAAGCAAACGGAAGATCATATTGCTCCTATGGTGGAGCGTTTCAAAGAGTTGTATGAAAAACATTATACTGAGAAATGCAAAGCCTATAAAGGCATCAGAGAAACATTAATCTCCTTAAAATCATCTGGAGTTCGGCTAGGTGTATTGACGAACAAAGTTCATTATCTGGCTGTTGCATGTGTTAAACATTATTTCCCGGAGGTACGATTCGATATGGTTATTGGGCAAAGTAAGGAATACAGAAAACCAGAGCCTTCTGGAGCGATAGCCCTGGCAGGAAAGTTCGGACTACCGATGGCAGATATTGTAATGATCGGAGATACGGAAGTTGATATTCAAACTGCTAAGAATGCAGGAATGGACAGTATTGCTGTCAGTTGGGGATTTCGTAAAAAAGAAGCCTTGCAGGCAGAAAATCCTACCTATATGATCGATACTTGCAAGGAGCTGCAATCTATCTTACTGGCAGTTACCAGTTGCTCATAA